Genomic window (Tribolium castaneum strain GA2 chromosome 2, icTriCast1.1, whole genome shotgun sequence):
TCCAACtaatttttagcaagttttgaaatttttaataaaacataaaccGTCACAATTGTTTTGTGACACTTGCACTTTGACACCATCCAGCTCAACCATTTCGCCAAACCTTCGGCTGGTCAAAACCGCTCAAAATGCAGAGGCGCCCCACACAGTTTGACCCCTTTGACCGCCGCAACCTTAAAAGCGGCAGCATGGACCCTTGCACGGAAATTCTCCGCTCGATCGCCCTCTTcataataatatcaaaaatgGTACGCATTCCCCGAAACCTCAACCTTTAACCGCATTTTGCAGCTGGCGTACACAGCCATGATGCTCCTGATCCTGCTAACAGACGACACAATCCACAGCGTTCTCATGTCCGACAAAACCACCATCTCCCACCTGGGCCGCATCTACGACGCGTTCAAGCTGCTATTCTGGGTGATGCTGCTGCTGTCGAGCGTCGTCTGCGCCTTTGGCATGTTTGGATTCGCTCGCCTTAACCGCTACTGCCTATCTTTCGTTCGTATTAGCAAATGTGTTAAAACCCCTCACTTCTCACTTCCAGTACGGAATGGCCCTGGTGCTGATGTGCGCCTGGTTGGTTTATTTCTCAATCGTTATCTCGTTCCGAAGTGACCAGGATCGCCAAGTTTTGGCAATTTACAAGTCGTACAAGACGAGCAATAACGCGAGAAGAGTCGTGGACATAATCcagaaaaaagtgaaatattttttaaattcgagcCGAAAATAATTAGGGACTGTCACAGGGGCGTTGTTGCGGTAACAAGGAGTACAACTTCGCCGGCGAGTTTCCCTTGCCCCCGAGTTGCTGCCCCAATCTGACAGCGGGCCAAATCTGCCAACGCGAAAAAGCCTACAAGGTTTTGTGTCCCGTGAATCAAACAACCGTCTACACTAATTTAAGGGACACCGAGATGCTCACACCCGTGACTTCCATCGCCTTCACCGCCTTCGTGCTAACGGTAAATTAGCAACAACGGTCGCAAACAcgcaatttttagttttttgaagcCCTCCTAGTTTTCTACATGATTCGGCGGTTGGACACCACCAGAACAACTCACATTATACAGATCTagtaaattacaaaacttCCAAAAATTCCTGTTCTTGTTCCCGAGTAGGCacttaaaatgtcaaaatgtgACGTTTTGAAGAAGCTCCTGCTCGTCTTCAACTTTAcgttttttgtaagttttcgCCAAATCGTGCGATAATTGAATTGTCCCCAGTTGTTAGCTCTCATCATTTTCGTTTTCTCCTTCGTTGTTCTGATCAAATACAATGCAATCGACGGACGCGTGAAGAGTTACAGCATTTTTGGGCTGGTCGACggttccttaatttttttcctggCACTTGTTGGCTTCTGCGGAATCGTCAGACAGAACATTTGCAAGCTCCAGACGGTACTGCCTCCAGCAAAACGTGCTGATGTTAATAATGTTCCTAGCTTACGTTTAGCGCAACCCTGATCGCAATAATCCACACAGTGCTGGCAACAGTCAACTTCGCGATCGCTTCCGACCTCAACGACAAGAAGACCAAGCAAACCTTCGCCAAGATATTCAGCTCCTACGACCAGGAGTACAAGCACAAGCACCACGTGGACGAGATCCAGCATCACGTAGTTACTTTTCcaagtttgtaaattttgatgGCAG
Coding sequences:
- the LOC656293 gene encoding uncharacterized protein LOC656293 isoform X1, yielding MQRRPTQFDPFDRRNLKSGSMDPCTEILRSIALFIIISKMLAYTAMMLLILLTDDTIHSVLMSDKTTISHLGRIYDAFKLLFWVMLLLSSVVCAFGMFGFARLNRYCLSFYGMALVLMCAWLVYFSIVISFRSDQDRQVLAIYKSYKTSNNARRVVDIIQKKGRCCGNKEYNFAGEFPLPPSCCPNLTAGQICQREKAYKVLCPVNQTTVYTNLRDTEMLTPVTSIAFTAFVLTFFEALLVFYMIRRLDTTRTTHIIQI
- the LOC656293 gene encoding tetraspanin-33 isoform X3, whose product is MSKCDVLKKLLLVFNFTFFLLALIIFVFSFVVLIKYNAIDGRVKSYSIFGLVDGSLIFFLALVGFCGIVRQNICKLQTLTFSATLIAIIHTVLATVNFAIASDLNDKKTKQTFAKIFSSYDQEYKHKHHVDEIQHHLKCCGLDGPQSWSKVPNSCCEGTPCDRHTAFQKSCSKSLDEKYKAYKAFRGTVTSAVVVVACVLAVLSFCATRKALRRRGARQTLD
- the LOC656293 gene encoding tetraspanin-33 isoform X2 — its product is MSKCDVLKKLLLVFNFTFFLLALIIFVFSFVVLIKYNAIDGRVKSYSIFGLVDGSLIFFLALVGFCGIVRQNICKLQTLTFSATLIAIIHTVLATVNFAIASDLNDKKTKQTFAKIFSSYDQEYKHKHHVDEIQHHLKCCGLDGPQSWSKVPNSCCEGTPCDRHTAFQKSCSKSLDEKYKAYKAFRGTVTSAVVVVAVDGLFHNQQFKTVSFSVFWRCFRFVQRGRR
- the LOC656293 gene encoding tetraspanin-33 isoform X4, which codes for MSKCDVLKKLLLVFNFTFFLLALIIFVFSFVVLIKYNAIDGRVKSYSIFGLVDGSLIFFLALVGFCGIVRQNICKLQTLTFSATLIAIIHTVLATVNFAIASDLNDKKTKQTFAKIFSSYDQEYKHKHHVDEIQHHLKCCGLDGPQSWSKVPNSCCEGTPCDRHTAFQKSCSKSLDEKYKAYKAFRGTVTSAVVVCVLAVLSFCATRKALRRRGARQTLD